From Dehalococcoidales bacterium, the proteins below share one genomic window:
- a CDS encoding CPBP family intramembrane glutamic endopeptidase, whose product MLHFITQEFVDLGQFFKRNGRETVIVTAATLFLTLDRYRPIGSEWVSTTLYYGIFPLLVVFIILRKSPGDFGLGMGSPRLWWFPTALICLVAGGILFAASFSADLQGYYRDAGFNFITYSLTSCASLAASEFLYRGFLLFGLKDKFHEGSILLQMIPFVLMHLGKPELETVSTIVTGILFGYVCYRGKSFWPAFIIHLFINVFFVSLINFRYPV is encoded by the coding sequence ATGTTACATTTCATTACACAGGAATTCGTTGACCTGGGGCAGTTCTTTAAGAGGAACGGGCGGGAGACCGTCATCGTTACCGCCGCCACGCTGTTTCTCACGCTGGACCGCTACCGCCCCATCGGCAGCGAGTGGGTCAGCACCACCCTTTATTACGGCATCTTTCCCCTGCTGGTGGTGTTCATTATTTTAAGAAAAAGCCCCGGGGACTTCGGGCTGGGCATGGGCAGCCCGCGTTTGTGGTGGTTCCCCACGGCGCTTATCTGCCTGGTGGCGGGGGGGATTCTTTTCGCCGCTTCCTTCAGCGCGGACTTGCAGGGCTACTACCGGGATGCGGGCTTTAACTTCATCACCTATTCCCTGACCAGCTGCGCCAGCCTGGCGGCGTCCGAGTTCCTGTACCGCGGCTTTCTGCTCTTTGGGCTGAAAGATAAATTCCATGAGGGCAGCATCCTGCTGCAAATGATACCCTTCGTGCTGATGCACCTGGGCAAGCCGGAACTGGAAACAGTGAGCACCATTGTCACGGGGATACTGTTCGGCTACGTGTGCTACCGGGGCAAGTCTTTCTGGCCGGCCTTCATCATCCACCTGTTTATCAATGTTTTTTTCGTGAGCCTGATAAACTTCAGATACCCGGTTTAA
- a CDS encoding GYD domain-containing protein — translation MYYCLMTTLTNEGRKSVKRNPGRIWEVNKEIENMGAKVIFQYKILGPYDFINIIEAANAQVISRVVIEICSRGTLEPMLMGAITVEDFVKEIETAKSLEK, via the coding sequence ATGTACTATTGCCTGATGACCACCCTGACCAATGAAGGAAGAAAATCCGTTAAGAGGAACCCCGGCCGCATCTGGGAAGTCAACAAAGAAATAGAGAACATGGGTGCCAAGGTTATATTCCAGTACAAGATCCTGGGCCCTTATGATTTTATCAATATCATCGAGGCGGCCAACGCCCAGGTCATTTCCCGCGTGGTAATCGAGATTTGCTCCAGGGGCACTTTGGAGCCGATGCTGATGGGCGCCATTACCGTCGAAGATTTCGTCAAGGAAATAGAGACGGCTAAGAGCCTGGAAAAATAG
- a CDS encoding DUF4412 domain-containing protein, with amino-acid sequence MKNRHLLIIVGALMALVFILSSCGGGGSPTSSTPPKTTSPAGTTAPAGTTSPASTTSPTTSNTGNDNTLADILGKGSDLISIKYDMTINANGEQSITATVYQKNRNMREDMSMSGMSVIMIFNTDDNVMYIYYPDQKMAIKQALNEDMVPAGNLQDTSDIMDYSPNVTGTETIDGHVCAVVYYEQPGAGSVKMWIWEEKGFPVKMETTTSSGTTTIEFTNISFSDIPDSTFELPDDVQIQEY; translated from the coding sequence ATGAAAAACAGGCATTTACTGATTATCGTCGGTGCGCTGATGGCGCTGGTGTTTATCCTGTCGTCCTGCGGCGGCGGCGGTTCCCCCACCAGCTCGACCCCGCCCAAGACGACCAGCCCGGCGGGGACTACAGCTCCGGCGGGCACCACGTCACCGGCGAGCACCACGTCACCGACCACGAGCAACACCGGGAACGATAATACACTAGCCGATATCCTGGGCAAAGGCTCTGACTTAATTTCTATCAAGTACGATATGACGATTAACGCCAACGGAGAGCAAAGCATCACGGCCACCGTATATCAGAAGAACCGGAATATGCGTGAAGACATGAGCATGTCAGGGATGTCCGTCATCATGATTTTTAATACGGATGATAATGTGATGTACATATATTACCCGGACCAGAAGATGGCGATCAAACAAGCCCTGAACGAAGACATGGTACCCGCGGGCAACCTGCAGGACACCAGCGATATTATGGACTACAGTCCGAATGTCACCGGCACCGAGACTATAGACGGGCACGTCTGTGCGGTAGTGTACTACGAACAGCCGGGCGCAGGCAGCGTCAAGATGTGGATATGGGAAGAAAAGGGCTTCCCCGTTAAAATGGAGACGACAACCTCCAGCGGCACCACCACCATCGAGTTCACCAATATAAGCTTTTCAGATATTCCGGACAGCACATTCGAGCTCCCGGATGACGTCCAGATACAAGAATACTAA
- a CDS encoding GIY-YIG nuclease family protein, with protein MKQYFVYILASKPRGTLYIGVTNDLIRRVYEHKNGFVEGFTRRYNVHQLVYYEQCENVESAIQREKHLKAWHRKWKIRLIEEANPDWKDLYGLLT; from the coding sequence GTGAAACAATATTTCGTATATATTCTCGCCAGCAAGCCCAGGGGGACGCTATACATCGGCGTCACTAATGACCTTATCAGGCGGGTCTATGAGCATAAAAACGGGTTCGTTGAAGGATTTACCAGGAGATATAATGTACATCAACTGGTTTATTACGAACAATGCGAAAATGTAGAATCGGCTATCCAGCGTGAAAAACATTTGAAAGCCTGGCACAGAAAGTGGAAAATAAGGTTGATTGAAGAAGCCAATCCGGACTGGAAAGACCTTTACGGCCTCTTGACCTGA
- a CDS encoding HD domain-containing protein, protein MDRKTALESVRKNVANENLVRHMLATEAIMRALAGRLGGDKEEWGLAGLLHDIDVELTGGDMTAHGRLGADLARDLGAGEAIAAAILCHNEAHGVLPQTLMEKALFCADPLTGLITAAVLVRPEKKIAPLEARSVRKRFKEKSFAAGASREQIARCSAIGIELDEFIEIGVTAMKEIAPELGL, encoded by the coding sequence ATGGACCGTAAAACCGCTCTGGAGTCTGTCCGGAAAAACGTCGCCAATGAAAACTTGGTGCGGCACATGCTGGCCACGGAAGCTATCATGCGCGCTCTCGCCGGGCGATTGGGCGGGGATAAAGAGGAGTGGGGGCTGGCCGGGCTGCTTCATGATATCGACGTGGAGCTTACCGGCGGCGACATGACTGCTCACGGCAGGCTTGGGGCCGACCTTGCCCGGGACCTGGGGGCGGGAGAGGCTATAGCCGCGGCCATCCTTTGCCATAACGAGGCGCACGGCGTACTGCCGCAGACGCTGATGGAGAAAGCCCTCTTTTGCGCCGACCCTCTTACCGGGCTGATTACCGCCGCGGTGTTGGTGCGGCCGGAGAAAAAGATTGCCCCGCTGGAAGCCCGATCCGTGCGCAAGCGGTTTAAAGAAAAGAGCTTTGCCGCCGGCGCCAGCCGCGAGCAGATAGCCCGGTGCAGCGCCATCGGCATAGAGCTGGACGAGTTTATCGAAATCGGCGTGACCGCCATGAAGGAAATCGCCCCGGAGCTGGGTCTCTAG
- a CDS encoding TIGR04076 family protein, translating to MQKWYHEDWCFKIQVVRVGKENKVEECRLGLEPGDTFECTYGTPASFCPTSFIKIFPALEVVRCGGDLRNLGGGGPFKTTFVCPDGVVLFKVTGERTPK from the coding sequence ATGCAGAAATGGTATCATGAAGATTGGTGTTTTAAAATCCAAGTGGTAAGAGTCGGTAAAGAAAATAAAGTTGAAGAATGTCGGCTGGGGCTTGAACCCGGAGATACTTTCGAATGTACATATGGTACGCCGGCAAGTTTTTGCCCAACCTCTTTTATTAAGATATTCCCGGCCTTGGAAGTCGTCAGGTGTGGCGGCGATCTGCGAAATCTTGGCGGTGGAGGTCCCTTCAAGACAACCTTTGTTTGTCCCGATGGTGTCGTATTGTTCAAAGTTACTGGTGAGCGGACGCCGAAATAA